One segment of Chlorocebus sabaeus isolate Y175 chromosome 24, mChlSab1.0.hap1, whole genome shotgun sequence DNA contains the following:
- the PAPLN gene encoding papilin, translating into MRLLLLVPLLLAPAPGSSAPKVRRQSDTWGPWGQWSPCTRTCGGGVSFRERPCYSQRRDGGASCVGPARSHRSCRTESCPDGARDFRAEQCAEFDGAEFQGRRYRWLPYYGAPNKCELNCIPKGENFYYKHREAVVDGTPCEPGKRDVCVDGSCRVVGCDHELDSSKQEDKCLQCGGDGTTCYPVTGTFDANDLSRGYNQILIVPAGATSILIEEAAASRNFLAVKNVRGEYYLNGHWTIEAARALPAASTILHYERGAEGDLAPEWLHARGPTSEPLVIELISQEPNPGVHYEYHLPLRHPGPGFSWSHGSWSDCSVECGGGHQSRLVFCTIDHEAYPDHMCQRQPRPADRRSCNLHPCPETKRWKAGPWAPCSASCGGGSQSRSVYCISSDGTGVQEAVEEAECSGLPGKPPAIQACNLQRCAAWSPEPWGECSVSCGVGVRRRSVTCRGDGGSLLHTAACSLEDRPPLSQPCVHEDCPLLRDQAWHVGAWGLCSKSCSSGTRRRQVICAIGPPSHCGSLQHSKPVDVEPCNTQPCHLPQEVPSMQDVHTPASNPRMPLGPQESSASDSRGQWWAAHEHPSAGGDHRGERGTDLSALGPAASLQQPLHQQPLQSGSGPHDCRHSPHGCCPDGHTASLGPQWQGCPGVPCQQSRYGCCPDGVSVAEGPHHTGCTKLYGSDSARSRPRSRAVASTVHNTHQPQAQQNEPSECQGSQFGCCYDNVAAAAGPLGEGCVGQPSHAYPVRCLLPSAHGSCADWAARWYFVASVGQCNRFWYGGCHGNANNFASEQECMSSCQGSPHGPSRPQPGASGRSTHTVGGSGSPAGEQEPSQHRTGAVVQRKSWPSGGLWRQDQQPGQGEAPHAQAFGEWPWGQKLEPRAPGLGGDAGSPAPPFHSSSYRISLAGVEPSLVQAALGQLVRLSCSDDTAPESQAAWQKDGQPISSDRHRLQSDGSLIIHPLQAEDEGTYSCGSTRPGHDSQKIQLRIIGNDMAVLSEAELSRIPQPRDPGQDFGQAGAAGALGAIPSSHTQPANRLRLDQNQPRVVDASPGQRIQMTCRAEGFPPPAIEWQRDGQPVSSPRHQLQPDGSLVISRVAVEDGGFYTCVASNGRDRDQRWVQLRVLGELTISGLPPTVTVAEGDTARLLCVVAGESVNIRWSRNGLPVQADGRRVHQSPDGTLLIYNLRVRDEGSYTCSAYQGSQAVSRSTEVKVVSPAPTIQPRDPGKECIDQPELANCDLILQAQLCGNEYYSSFCCASCSRFQPHAQPIWQ; encoded by the exons ccccaaACAAGTGTGAACTGAACTGCATTCCCAAGGGGGAGAACTTCTACTACAAGCACAGGGAGGCTGTGGTCGACGGGACGCCCTGCGAGCCTGGCAAGAGGGATGTCTGTGTGGATGGCAGCTGCCGG GTTGTCGGCTGTGATCACGAGCTGGACTCATCCAAGCAGGAGGACAAGTGTCTGCAGTGTGGGGGTGATGGCACGACCTGCTACCCTGTCACAGGCACCTTTGACGCTAATGACCTCAGCCGAG GCTACAACCAGATCCTCATAGTTCCCGCGGGTGCCACCAGCATCCTCATCGAGGAGGCTGCTGCCAGCAGGAACTTTCTGG CCGTGAAGAATGTTCGCGGGGAATACTACCTCAATGGGCACTGGACCATCGAGGCGGCCCGGGCCCTGCCGGCAGCCAGCACCATCCTGCATTATGAGCGGGGTGCTGAGGGGGACCTGGCCCCCGAGTGGCTCCATGCCCGGGGCCCCACCTCGGAGCCCCTGGTCATTGAG CTCATCAGCCAGGAGCCCAACCCCGGCGTGCACTACGAGTACCACCTGCCCCTGCGCCACCCTGGTCCTGGCTTCAGCTGGAGCCACGGCTCATGGAGTGACTGCAGCGTGGAGTGTGGCGGAG GTCACCAGTCCCGCCTGGTGTTCTGCACCATCGACCATGAGGCCTACCCTGACCACATGTGCCAGCGCCAGCCACGGCCGGCCGACCGGCGCTCCTGCAACCTTCACCCTTGCCCGGAGACCAAGCG CTGGAAGGCAGGGCCATGGGCACCCTGCTCGGCCTCCTGCGGAGGAGGCTCCCAGTCCCGCTCTGTGTACTGCATCTCGTCTGACGGGACCGGCGTCCAGGAGGCTGTGGAGGAGGCTGAGTGTTCCGGGCTGCCTGGGAAGCCCCCTGCCATTCAGGCCTGCAACCTGCAGCGCTGCGCAGCCTGGAGCCCGGAGCCCTGGGGAGAG TGCTCTGTCAGCTGTGGTGTTGGCGTCCGGAGGCGGAGCGTGACTTGCCGGGGTGATGGGGGTTCTTTGCTCCATACTGCAGCGTGCTCCTTGGAAGACCGGCCACCTCTCAGTCAGCCCTGTGTGCATGAGGACTGCCCCCTCCTCAGGGACCAGGCCTGGCATGTTGGCGCCTGGGGTCTG TGCTCCAAGAGCTGCAGCTCGGGCACTCGGAGGCGACAGGTCATCTGTGCCATTGGGCCGCCCAGCCACTGCGGGAGCCTGCAGCACTCCAAGCCTGTGGATGTGGAGCCTTGTAACACGCAGCCCTGTCATCTCCCCCAGG AGGTCCCCAGCATGCAGGATGTGCACACCCCTGCCAGCAACCCCCGAATGCCATTGGGCCCTCAGGAGTCCTCTGCCTCAG ACTCCAGAGGCCAGTGGTGGGCAGCCCACGAACACCCCTCAGCCGGGGGTGACCACAGGGGAGAACGAGGCACCGACCTGTCAGCCCTGGGCCCCGCTGCCTCTCTGCAGCAGCCCCTACACCAGCAACCCCTACAGTCGGGCTCAGGGCCCCATGACTGCAGACACAGTCCTCATGGGTGCTGCCCCGATGGCCACACGGCGTCTCTCGGGCCACAGTGGCAAGGCTGCCCTGGGGTCCCCTGTCAGCAGAGCAG GTACGGGTGCTGCCCTGACGGGGTATCTGTCGCTGAGGGGCCCCATCACACTGGCTGCACAAAGTTGTACGGCAGTGACAGCGCCAGGAGCAGGCCCAGGTCAAGGGCAGTGGCTTCTACA GTCCACAACACCCACCAGCCCCAGGCCCAGCAGAATGAGCCCAGTGAGTGCCAGGGCTCCCAGTTTGGCTGCTGCTATGACAACGTGGCCGCTGCAGCCGGTCCTCTTGGGGAAGGCTGTGTGGGCCAGCCCAGCCATG CCTACCCCGTGCGGTGCCTGCTGCCCAGTGCCCATGGCTCTTGTGCAGACTGGGCTGCCCGCTGGTACTTCGTTGCTTCTGTGGGCCAATGTAACCGCTTCTGGTATGGCGGCTGCCATGGCAATGCCAATAATTTTGCCTCGGAGCAAGAGTGCATGAGCAGCTGCCAGGGATCTCCCCACGGGCCCAGTCGTCCCCAGCCTGGGGCTTCTGGAAGGAGCACCCACACGGTTGGTGGCAGCGGCAGTCCTGCAGGCGAGCAGGAACCCAGCCAGCACAGGACAGGGGCTGTGGTGCAGAGAAAGTCCTGGCCTTCTGGTGGTCTCTGGCGGCAAGACCAACAGCCTGGGCAAGGGGAGGCCCCCCACGCCCAGGCCTTTGGAGAATGGCCATGGGGGCAGAAGCTTGAGCCCAGGGCCCCTGGACTGGGTGGAGATGCCGGATCACCAGCGCCACCCTTCCACAGCTCCTCCTACAG GATCAGCTTGGCAGGTGTGGAGCCCTCCTTGGTGCAGGCAGCCCTGGGGCAGTTGGTGCGGCTCTCCTGTTCAGACGACACTGCCCCGGAATCTCAGGCTGCCTGGCAGAAAGATGGCCAGCCCATCTCCTCTGACAG GCACAGGCTGCAGTCCGATGGCTCCCTGATCATCCACCCCCTGCAGGCAGAGGACGAGGGCACCTACAGCTGTGGCAGCACCCGGCCAGGCCACGACTCCCAGAAGATCCAGCTTCGCATCATAG GGAATGACATGGCCGTGCTGTCTGAGGCTGAGCTGAGCCGCATCCCTCAGCCCAGGGACCCAGGTCAGGACTTTGGCCAAGCGGGGGCTGCTGGGGCCCTGGGGGCCATCCCCTCTTCACACACACAGCCTGCAAACAG GCTGCGTTTGGACCAGAACCAGCCCCGGGTGGTGGACGCCAGTCCAGGTCAGCGGATCCAGATGACCTGCCGTGCCGAAGGCTTCCCGCCCCCAGCCATTGAGTGGCAGAGAGATGGGCAGCCTGTCTCTTCTCCCAG ACACCAGCTGCAGCCTGATGGATCCCTGGTCATCAGCCGAGTGGCTGTAGAAGATGGCGGCTTCTATACCTGTGTCGCTTCCAATGGGCGGGACCGAGACCAGCGATGGGTCCAGCTCAGAGTTCTGG GGGAGCTGACAATCTCAGGACTGCCCCCTACTGTGACAGTGGCAGAAGGTGACACTGCCAGGCTGTTGTGTGTGGTAGCAGGAGAAAGTGTGAACATTCGGTGGTCCAG GAATGGGCTACCTGTACAGGCTGACGGCCGCCGTGTCCACCAGTCCCCAGATGGCACACTGCTCATCTACAACTTGCGGGTCAGGGATGAGGGTTCCTACACATGCAGCGCCTACCAGGGGAGTCAGGCAGTCAGCCGCAGCACCGAGGTGAAGGTGGTCTCACCAG CACCCACCATCCAGCCCAGGGACCCTGGCAAGGAGTGCATCGACCAGCCAGAGCTGGCCAACTGTGATTTGATCCTACAGGCCCAGCTCTGTGGCAACGAGTATTACTCCAGCTTCTGCTGTGCCAGCTGTTCACGTTTCCAGCCTCACGCTCAGCCCATCTGGCAGTAG